The following is a genomic window from Bacteroidia bacterium.
ACCTGATGGCAAACCCGATCCCTTAGCCGCTGCCAAAGACATTCGCGAAACTTTCAGACGCATGGCTATGAACGACGAAGAAACCGTAGCGCTTATCGCAGGTGGTCATACTTTCGGAAAATGTCATGGTGCAGGTGATGCTAAGCTTTTAGAAGCCGAACCCGAAGGTGCTCCTATTGAACAAATGGGATTAGGCTGGAAAAGTAATTACAAATCGGGTAAAGCAGGGGACACAATAACTAGCGGTATAGAAATTACTTGGACAAGAACTCCTACAAAATGGAATCATGACTATTTCAAGCATCTTTTTGAATATGAATGGGAACTTACAAAAAGTCCCGCAGGAGCTTGGCAATGGGTAGCTAAAAATGCAGAAGCAGTTGTTCCTGATGCCCATGATCCTAATGTCAAACATAAGCCTGGCATGCTTACCACAGACTTAGCTCTCCGATATGACCCTATTTATGAAAAAATTTCACGCCACTTCTATGAAAACCCCGATGCTTTCGCCGATGCGTTTGCGCGCGCATGGTTCAAACTCACTCATAGAGATATGGGGCCCAAAACTCGCTATTTAGGCAAAGAAGTACCCAAAGAAGACCTCATTTGGCAAGATCCCATTCCTCCGGTCAATCATAAGCTTGTAGATGAAGCAGATATTCAAGAACTCAAAAAACGCATACTTGCTTCAGGTCTATCTATTTCTGATTTAGTTACCACAGCTTGGGCATCTGCATCTACCTTCCGCAATTCTGACAAGCGTGGCGGTGCTAACGGTGCTCGAATTCGCTTAGAACCTCAAAGAAATTGGGAAGTCAACAACCCTCCTCGATTGAGCAAAGTTTTGTCAACGTTAGAAAAAATACAAGCAGAATTCAATAGCGCCCAAAAAGATGGCAAGAAAATATCTCTTGCTGATTTGATTGTACTCGGTGGATGTGCCGCAGTAGAAGAAGCCGCACGTAAAGCTGGATATAACATTACTGTACCTTTCAAACCTGGCAGAATGGATGCAACCGCAGAACAAACAGACGTAGAGTCTTTTGCAGTTCTTGAACCTATTGCAGACGGCTTCCGTAACTACGCAAAAGGTAACTCTGGAGCTTGCGCAGAGCATATCCTAATAGACAAAGCCCATCTGCTCACTCTTACTGTGCCTGAAATGACTGTACTTATCGGCGGTATGCGCGCCTTGAAAGCAAACTATGACGGTTCTGATTACGGTGTATTGACCGATAAGCCCGAAACACTTACTAATGAGTTCTTTATCAATCTCTTGGATATGGATACCGAATGGAAGCCTGTGGATGAGAAAAAGACTAAATTTGAAGGATATAGTCGTAAAACAGGGATGCTTAAATGGCGTGCTACTCGCGTGGACTTAATTTTTGGTGCAAACAGTGAGCTAAGAGCAATTGCAGAGGTTTATGCAAGTTCAGACAGTAGAGAAAAGTTTGTCAGAGATTTTGTCAAAGCATGGGATAAAGTGATGAACCTTGACCGCTTTGACTTGATGAATTAAAACGCTATACAAGCCAATTTAGCAAAAAAGTTTTGGCGCTCTAATGGGGCGCCTTAACTTTATTAAGTCTGTTTTTGCTATATGGAATGGGTAGATTTAAGGTTTTAATTCTTTGGATGTGCCCTTATGGGCATGAGTACAGCGAAACACAACAACGCAGCCTAAAAAAATTGAAATTAAATATCAAACCTTTATTTGCATAACTTTATGACTTCTGGCTACTCATACTACGAATAATCTGTTGGTAAAAGTTTATCATTTTTTTAGTAATATTTTGCCAATCATAATGCTGCCGCGCCGTAACGTACGCATTTTGAGCTATTTTTTGTTTTAATCCCGAGTCCTCAAAACACCTTGTAATCTGTGTAACAAATTCTTGGGGAGAGTTGGCAATGAGAATATTCTGCTCATTTTGGACAAGAATACCTTCTGCTCCTACACTTGTACTAATAACAATTTTGCCCATAGCCATTGCTTCAATAATTTTAATCCGCATTCCCCCACCACTACGCAAAGGAACTAACATTATTTCAAAAGATTGCATAAAATCACGCGCAGAAGGCACATTCGGATAAACAAAAATATGCTTTTCATCATGTAAAGATAAAATTTCCGAAGGCGGATTTTTTCCACCAATATGAATTTGAATATCAGGATATTGCTCTTTTAGCTTTGGAAATATCTGATGATAAAACCATAAAACTGCTTCTACGTTTGGTATCCAGTCTAAGCTGCCAAATAAAAACAAACTGTTAGGTAAAGTTGAAATGTCAGGATTAGGTTGAAAAATTTCAAAATCTACTCCTGCGGGAATAACTTGTATAGGTACAGAAACTTGAAGATCTTCTCGCATGCGCTGGGCATCTTCAGCAGTGATGGCTAAAATGCCATCAAACTTATTAAAGTACTCTTTTTCAAATTGTTTAAGTTTTTTAGATAAATAACGAATGTAGGCAGCTTGGGGATGCCGAGGTGCATTTTTGTACAAGCGTTCCCAAATGAGATATTCTACATTGTGGGCCCTTAAAAATACAGGGACCTTAGTGTGCTTTTTAATAATATCTACATACCAAGCTACAAATGTCCCTTCTAGCTGAATAAGGTCAAAACTTTGCTGATTCAAAACTTGCTCAATTTTCTGAGCAAATTTTTTACTAATAAACCGTTCTACGTTGTAAGGTACTCGCTTAAATAAATTAAACATTGCCTTAAAGAGGCGTATGTCAGTGTTAATTTCTACGCTATGTACTGCACTACAAATATCTTGCAGAACAACAGGATCTTGGTAGTGTTTATTTGTGTTCAAAGCTAATACAGTAACTGTATTTTGTGCTTTTTGTAAATACTTTATTGTGTTATACATAGCAATAGCGCCCCCGTCATTTGGGGGATAGGGTATGCGGGGTGTAATTTCTAAAATGTTCATTATGCAAAATTATTACTTTTGTATTTTCACAAGCAAAATATGAAAAAAGGCTACTGGCTGATAGGTATTTGGTTACTGATAAGTTGTGGAAGTCAAAAAGTGTCAGGAAATAAAGAAATAGAAGGGATAGAGACTTATACTTTCAATAAAGATAAGCTAATTCAGGCTTTGCCTGCTGAACGTTTTAACAGAGTTTTGGACTCTCTCAATCCTATCGTGATTGACGTAAGAGAACCAGAAAAATACTCAAAAAAGCGGATTAAAAATGCAAAAAACCTTAATTACGAAAGTCTTAACTTTGCTTTGGAAATCAGTCGTTTGAACAAAAACGCAAAATATGCTATCTACTGCGATAACGGGATACGAAGTAGGTTAGCTATACAAAAATTTATAGATGCCGATATAAAAACGGTTTTTGTTCTCAAAGGAGGAATAGAAGTTTTTGAAAAAAAATTTCCTCAAAAGATAGAAAGTGGATCAGATTAAAAAAATCCCCTTTTTCAGGGGATTGAGGTATTTACTCTAAAATTTTGCTTTGAATGTACTCTGCGGCATAAACAAGTTGTTGTTTATCACTTATGAAGACAGCTTTGATTCTTTGGTCATGTCTGCTGATGAGGTAAATGACGGGAATAGGAATAGTGTAATAGTCTTCATTTGGGTTTTTTTCTATCTGTCCGCCTTGCTCTAATAAGGGCTTGAGCTGTGCTTCAGTTAGTTTAACAGAGCTTCTATATGCATCCATAATTCTGTGATTATTGTCGTGTATAATCGAGAAAGTAACTTTATTTTTTTGGGTCATTTCTATTATTTTTTCCATAGGTTCAGTAGTAACTGCGATGACTTTTGTATTTTTTGACTCAAAACCTTCTATTTTCTTTTGGAGTTCAACAATTTGTTGTTGGGCATTCGGGCAGATGGAACTGCGGTAAAACATCAGTAGTACATTTTTATTTTGATATTTGAGAATAGAAGACAATACAATAGGGCGAGCATCCTGGTCTATACCTGAAAATTGAGGTGCTTTTTCGCCTATTTTCATTCCCTCTACATTGTAAAGATTATTACAGTCAAAAACTGCATTGGGATTGAGAGCTTGTGCTTTTGCAACAAAGAAGCTAAGTAGCCCCACAAAGCTCACAATAAAAAATCGTACTACCATAGCTTAATTAAATTATAGCAATAATAAATTATTTACTAAATAGCAGACTTGAAAAGAAAAGATTACTCTTGAATTTTTGACTCAATATATCGCCAAGAATATGCTACGCTATTTTCTCTTGCTAGTCCAGCTTCCTGCATTTTGTCTATGTTTACTTGACTGAACTTTGCTTTGATTCGCCCATCTTTTGTAATCAGGAATATCATAGGTGCAGGGGCTACATAATAGTCTTCTGCAATATTACCTTTTATCGCGTTGCGTCTTATTAACTCTTGAATATCAGGATGGTTTTTAGGAATTTTGAAAGAAGCTTGGTACATGTCCATAATCCGATGCCCTACATCATTGATATAGTGGAACCTTTCGGATTTTGGAAATTGCTCTTTCAGTTTTTTAATTTGGTTAGGAGTATCAGAAGTTACTAAAATTACTTCTATTTGTTTAGCATCAATAGCATTTAATCCGTTTTCTACTAATTCTGCGATTTGGTCAACTGCACCGTTTCTAATAGCACCTTCTTCTAAAGAATACAAAGGACCACTGTAAAACATTAGAATCACGTTGTTTTTACCACGTAAGCGCTGCATGTTTACGGGTCTACCTTCTGTATCTACGGAAGAAAAGTTCGGTGCTTTATCACCAATATTTAAGCCTGTAGCTGAACGCGCTAACTCCGCAATACTTTGTTGGCTAAGGCCCACAAATGAAAACCCCACTAAAATTCCAATATTCAAAATGAGCTTTTTCATATTCATAACCTTTGAAATGTAAGCTAAATCCATTTTTTACAAGCAAAGATAAACAATTATAGAGCAAATATGCAAGTTTTTTAATAAATATTCATCCATCTAACTTACTTCAACTTGTGTGCCAATCTTGCTTATAACCTTTTGAAAAAAGTAGATACCAAGCCTTAAAAGCAGTCCAGCTCAAAAACTAAAACTTTTACAATCTACTGAAAACTAACATAAAGCGTGTTTTCAATCACTTTTGCACGACTAGTTTCTGTACCTGATTTTCATAAACTAACATATAAATTCCGTTACTAATGTCTGAAAGACTCAAACTATACTGTTGAATATGACTTTGAACAGGCACAGATTTGAGAGCCTTACCTGTTATATCCGTTAGCTCAAGATATGTATTTGACTTAGGAGTGTTTATTTGTATATGAACAAGATTCTGAGCAGGATTTGGATAAAAAGTTAAGCTTTGAAGTAGCTCATGTTTAGGGCTTTGGGTGCTTAATACCCCATTATTTTGATACATTTTAAGCCCACCTGTAACTAAACCTATTGCAATATCGTCATATCCGTCATTGTTCCAGTCTGTTTTAGCAGGAGCGCAGCGCAAGCCATGTTCAATATTTTGAAAAGAGGAGTCTTGCAAGGTGAACTTGGTATGTACATACGTACTGCTTACTAAACTTTGTACATCAGGGTAGTAATACAAATAACCTGACTGCGAACCTACCAAAAGGTCGTAGTTGTTATTTTTGTTCAAGTCCACAATACAAGGT
Proteins encoded in this region:
- a CDS encoding rhodanese-like domain-containing protein, with protein sequence MKKGYWLIGIWLLISCGSQKVSGNKEIEGIETYTFNKDKLIQALPAERFNRVLDSLNPIVIDVREPEKYSKKRIKNAKNLNYESLNFALEISRLNKNAKYAIYCDNGIRSRLAIQKFIDADIKTVFVLKGGIEVFEKKFPQKIESGSD
- the katG gene encoding catalase/peroxidase HPI, with protein sequence MENTPQNVESCPFMSNGHQNGFGLGTKNHDWWPNRLNLYILRQNSRLSNPMDEDYDYRKAFQSLDYDALKKDLHELMTNSQDWWPADFGHYGPLFIRMAWHAAGTYRISDGRGGASGGLQRFAPLNSWPDNVNLDKARRLLWPIKQKYGNKISWADLIILAGNVALESMGLKTFGFSGGREDAWEPDESVNWGSETEWLASKRYHGERELDNPFAAVQMGLIYVNPEGPDGKPDPLAAAKDIRETFRRMAMNDEETVALIAGGHTFGKCHGAGDAKLLEAEPEGAPIEQMGLGWKSNYKSGKAGDTITSGIEITWTRTPTKWNHDYFKHLFEYEWELTKSPAGAWQWVAKNAEAVVPDAHDPNVKHKPGMLTTDLALRYDPIYEKISRHFYENPDAFADAFARAWFKLTHRDMGPKTRYLGKEVPKEDLIWQDPIPPVNHKLVDEADIQELKKRILASGLSISDLVTTAWASASTFRNSDKRGGANGARIRLEPQRNWEVNNPPRLSKVLSTLEKIQAEFNSAQKDGKKISLADLIVLGGCAAVEEAARKAGYNITVPFKPGRMDATAEQTDVESFAVLEPIADGFRNYAKGNSGACAEHILIDKAHLLTLTVPEMTVLIGGMRALKANYDGSDYGVLTDKPETLTNEFFINLLDMDTEWKPVDEKKTKFEGYSRKTGMLKWRATRVDLIFGANSELRAIAEVYASSDSREKFVRDFVKAWDKVMNLDRFDLMN
- a CDS encoding peroxiredoxin family protein: MDLAYISKVMNMKKLILNIGILVGFSFVGLSQQSIAELARSATGLNIGDKAPNFSSVDTEGRPVNMQRLRGKNNVILMFYSGPLYSLEEGAIRNGAVDQIAELVENGLNAIDAKQIEVILVTSDTPNQIKKLKEQFPKSERFHYINDVGHRIMDMYQASFKIPKNHPDIQELIRRNAIKGNIAEDYYVAPAPMIFLITKDGRIKAKFSQVNIDKMQEAGLARENSVAYSWRYIESKIQE
- a CDS encoding glycosyltransferase — encoded protein: MNILEITPRIPYPPNDGGAIAMYNTIKYLQKAQNTVTVLALNTNKHYQDPVVLQDICSAVHSVEINTDIRLFKAMFNLFKRVPYNVERFISKKFAQKIEQVLNQQSFDLIQLEGTFVAWYVDIIKKHTKVPVFLRAHNVEYLIWERLYKNAPRHPQAAYIRYLSKKLKQFEKEYFNKFDGILAITAEDAQRMREDLQVSVPIQVIPAGVDFEIFQPNPDISTLPNSLFLFGSLDWIPNVEAVLWFYHQIFPKLKEQYPDIQIHIGGKNPPSEILSLHDEKHIFVYPNVPSARDFMQSFEIMLVPLRSGGGMRIKIIEAMAMGKIVISTSVGAEGILVQNEQNILIANSPQEFVTQITRCFEDSGLKQKIAQNAYVTARQHYDWQNITKKMINFYQQIIRSMSSQKS
- a CDS encoding peroxiredoxin family protein, translating into MSFVGLLSFFVAKAQALNPNAVFDCNNLYNVEGMKIGEKAPQFSGIDQDARPIVLSSILKYQNKNVLLMFYRSSICPNAQQQIVELQKKIEGFESKNTKVIAVTTEPMEKIIEMTQKNKVTFSIIHDNNHRIMDAYRSSVKLTEAQLKPLLEQGGQIEKNPNEDYYTIPIPVIYLISRHDQRIKAVFISDKQQLVYAAEYIQSKILE